The DNA window GAGAGCCCAGGCATGTTCTACCTACCTGTATTGATGACGGAGCGCGGAAGGCGCTCTGTAGCTCATGGACTTGCTAGATGTGCCTAATAAGGCAAGTACTGCCCTGGGCAGGCCTGGGCTACAACGTTGGTACTTTGTACTAGCTCCAATGAAAGGGGATGTGGCCATCAATGGTAATACTAAGGTCATGGAAGTCGCGACCTGTACCGACCCTCACCCCTTCCCGCACAAGTCCTTCCAGTTGCCCAGCActgagccagccagccccccaCGGCGTGAAGGCACGCGACGCTTGtgcggctgcctgcctgcatggAGAGTCATTGGTGCCAGAAGGCGCGTTGAGCTTCCCACCTCACGCTCCTCTCCGGAAGGCCCCACCATGCGTTGGTCCAGAGGTACCTAGCCCGTACTGTACTGGACCATTGTATTATGCAGCGCCGGAGCAGTAGAGCGCATCGCCCAACAGACACCCTCAAGCAATTCCTCATGTCAGCCTGAAGGCGCCCAGATGCCAATCTGTGATCTGTCTCAACTGACTCGGGCTCACAAGCGGGGTGGATGGGATCGTTTCTGGACGTTGTGCTGCGCGAATCTATCGGCCTCGAGGGTCGGGGCCCGACACTATCGGGCTCACGCTCAAATTGGCATCCCTGGCAGACTGGCCTGGCCACTTCGACGACGTATCAAGCGCAACGGCAGAGAACAAGGCTTGGTGGCGTCCCTAACTACCTATGATCCGCGTCAGTAGTCTATACATGTCCCATCAGACTGCCGTGCCGTCGAGCATCTCGACCTGCCACAGATCCTGACAAGGCCAAGGATCCCAAGCAGGAGAGGAAGAGCTTTGTTGGATCGGCAACAGCCGTTGCTGCATGAATACTGCGCCCGCTCAGTCTTCAGGCTCCAGCCAGATTTACACGCCACGCTCCATCAACAATGTGACCCGCGCCTGTGTCCGCCCGTCAAGGTAGACAGATATCAGGGCAAGCCGGCAGGGCAGCGGGTGATCCAGTCATGGCATCCAAGCTTCACGACTTTGGGCGTCTGTagcccttgccgctgctTCGCCTGTCTCGGCTCATCTTACACTGTCTCGCCTGGGTCCCGATGTGTCGGTTCGATTTGAGACACCATGTCGAATGACGCCCCGACTTGCTTCGCCCTTCGAGATGCATGTATTGAAAAACAACACACCAGCCCCGACGTCGACACCTTCAGTCAATGGTCGGAACGGCATCACAAGCCAGAAGCTCGGCATTTGTATCGTCTGTCTGCTGTTGACACACTCCATGCTTTGTATGCCATTCGCAATCAGGTGCTGCTTTGCTCCCGGTATTGTACGCCACGCCCTCTGGCGACCCAGTTTCCCCTGCGAGCCGGCCACAACTGCGACAAGCCACTTATCCGGCTTCACTTGAACGGTGGGCGACCACTGTCCCAACATGGCTCGTCactcgcccgcgcgcgaggcgggcggcatcaacGGGGCCAAGCCACAGCGACTGCGAGTCAGCAgagcggccgtggcgccaaCATTGCGCGTTGCAACAACTTGCGAGGTCCAAAATTGTGCCACCCGCGGAGCCCCGCCACTGACGGAGGAGGTCGGAGTGAATGAGAGATGCACAACCAAcaacgggcggcgaggtgcaCTCGCCACACGAGGGGTCTGTcatgctgcgccgcccgcagtgCGAGGAGCGAGACGATGCGCCTGCGCAACGTCAACGCCAGACGCGCACAGGCTCAAGTAAGGTTCCCCATCCGAGACATTGCCGCGTGAGAATCGGCAAATAGCCGCAAAACGAGGCGGGCAGAAAGGACGCTGGCGCGTTGTGCATCTTGGCCCCCTTGATGCGGCGACAAAGAGTGCAACCCCAGAAGATCCCCCGTACTTTGTAGTATTGTACTCCATATTCGGGGGAGCCAcatggcctggcctggcgcgtGAGTACCTGCGGAGTACGGGAGCCCTCGGCGCAGGCACTAGAGCAGCCCCCCAGCAGGTAAGTTATTTCCCAGATTGTCGGAGGGCGCCTCCACCCATTTGCATCCCTATCGCCAAGTGGTGGCGTCGTTTTCGCCgcttgtcggcctcggcctgccatgcctgctTCACCAGCAGCCCCCCGGCGCTACTACTAACCAACTAGTCGCTGTGCGCCCACTCCCACAAGGACCAGGACCAAGAGACGCTGCCACAGAAGCCGCTCATCGAGGGTCACCATCGCCCACCCCATGGCCGTCGGTCAGTAGTGCGCCGGCCCTGTCTGCCCCAGCGTTGGCATGCGCAAGCGTCCGCTGCTATCACGGCCCTCCCACTGGCTACTGGCCGTCTGACGCCAGGCGCCGCTCCTTTCTATTGCTGGGCTGTTACTGGATCGCAGGCCGTTGTCGCCTCAAGCTGCTTGTCAAGGCCTGCGCCTCCGCAATATCAGTCGTCCTGGACCCTCCgcttccgccgccctctctccATCCTCCTCTTTCCTGTATCCCACCCTCCGCCACCGTCTTTTGGAGCACGCACCGACTGTCGTCTCCGGAACTCTACGCACGACGTTTCGACTGCTCGCTACCGTCGCAGTCTGTTTCCGCGTTGGCCGCTTGCCTCCCTCGACCAATTCGTGCCAACCGCCGCGCACCCatgcgcccgcccctccgcccgccaCAGGCATTACGACACCGAGGTGACGACAACAGGTTGCAGCCACATGTTGTCTTATTAGGCCTTCGGCGCGCCAGTGACCGCCGCAGCGCAGTCCGTTTCTCGACAAACTGCCCGTCGGGGCCTCTCGCTGCGGACCCGTTCCTCTACTGcgactcgacgccctcgtctcaATAGAAACGCCCCTCGCTCGTCGAAACCTCTGCGGAggtcggcgggcgtggacCGGCACCGCCGACCATTAACAATATGTCCATCTATTCAGATGCACCGGAGCTGTGGCCCTTCCGGCGCGACAAGCCAACGCTGCTTGTCTGCTGGTGGGCAACATCGTTCTGCGCTCTGATGATCCTGCTTCGGATAGCCGGTCGCTTTATTCGTACGGAGAGGCTGTTCCTCGAGGATAGAATCGCCGCTCTTGCGCTGATTCCGCTGATCATGCGCATGGCCTGCGTTCATTTCATTCTCATTTTCGGAACCAACAACGCCGACTTTACCAACGTGGATCTCACCGACACCCAAATACATCAGAAGTCCGTCGCCAGTGGTTTGGTCTTGGCCAGCCGCTTCTTCTATGCTGCGACGTACGTGAATCGCATACACCCCTTGTTGGCTATATGCAATCGTCAGCCGGGGCGATACGGGCTGGCCCTCTTGTGGAACGACAATGACTGACAGACTACAGGTTATGGATCCTCAAGCTAGCCATCTTGGAGTTTCTGAGGAGGCTCACCGGCTTAACGTGGGAGCGGTCACACCAGACGACGCTTATTGCCATCCGCTGGATCTTGCTTGTCACCTTTATCGTCGTGATCATAAGCGACTTGGCCGAATGTCAGCCGTTTCGACTTTACTGGCAAGTGGTACCTGATCCAGGTGGCCATTGTCGACAGGGCTACGCTCAACTCATCACCATGGCCTCGTGCAACATATTCACCGATCTCCTCCTTGTCTTCTTTCCGATACCGATTATTCTACGAAGCCAAATGTCCATCAAAAGGAAGATTCAACTGGTGTTGCTCTTCTCCCTGAGTCTCCcagtcgtcggcgtcacgATCTACCGCATTCCCCGCACGCTCGAGGAACAGGGCCGGCAACAGTTTCGGTCCCTGATGGCCTCGGTGGAATTAATCTTTGCCACCGCGGCTGCAAATGCTCTAGTACTCGGCTCGTTTGTGCGAGACCGTGGTGTGAAGAAACAAAAGTTCCGGCGCAACTCGGCCGCTGACTCGTTCGATCGATCCagcgggcctcgacgaccaaCGTTTCACCGACAATGGGGCAGTGATGAGGACCTCGTCAGGGACGTTGGGCTAAGCATCGATCCTGAGCTTCGGCAGCGCCCAATGCATACCGAAGGCCAGTACTTTGCCCCAGCTCCGATGGTTCCGCAGGCCGAGAGGAATCACTCGAAGCAACGGGGCCACGCCATGCACAGCGATGAGTCACTGCTGCAGCACGAACCCCTTGCCAAGAGCAATTCAACGCCTGGGAGAAGCGGGCTCTCGTTTTTGGACGTGGGTGGGCTCCTGGACAGCTcggtgggcagcagcagtggcagcTATCGGAGAGGGAGTTATACATCGTCTACCCCCGacccgagctcgccgcgcgtTGCCCCTCCTGCTACGGTGCCTGCGGGGACCTCAGGAGTGCGCAGGGGTTCCACAGCCTTGCTGCAGGACCTGGGAGGACTCTTGAGCCCGCTCAATACTCGATCATCGAAGATGAGAGCTAGGAATGAGACGGAGCTGCAACCGATTCCTCAGAGCCGTTCAACGAACACGACAAGTAGCCACAAAAGCGAGGGTATGGAATTGATGGACCCTGGCGGCCTCCTCAAGTAAAGTCTGTTCTCACAATCCGCTTCCCCAAGGACGACTTGCGGCTCTTTCAAAAACTCTGGGCATCATATGGATATGCTCACACCCTTGGATCGGGACGACATTATGCCAAAGGGCTCGCGACCTTCGCAATGCCCCTTACCTTCCTGAATTTTCAGATGCCGGATTATCAGCTGGGCGTTCACACGGACTTGGTTTCGGATATCAAAGCGGCTCTCTTTTACTTCTACTCAGTTGCCCAGGCAGTGATTGGGATGCTCGAGCCGAGATGTATGTGGCCATGCGCGATCATGGAACCACACACCCACGGGGATGCGGGCTGTCGGGAGGGTTATGAAGGCTTTCTCTCCCGGGCGAGCTATTATTGGGTTGGCTTCGGATTTTCTTTACATCTACTATATACCCCGGCGAAATGCCTTGACGACGTGGTGGCGGGCTCAGGCGGGCTGTTTGTTTGGTGCTTGCCTGCAAACATGTAAAGAGGCTCggtgtgatgatgatgaggtggATCTGTAGATGGATGCTCAGTAGAATAATGAAGATGATAGATCTTCATCTATACACCGCCACAATTGGCGATTTGTTCTTTACTCTAAACGATTGGTTCCATGTGACTTGAGTAGTGTGCACGGGTCAACTATATATGTTCTTATTCTCCCCCTGTCGTAACAATGATACAAGGCGGGGCCACAAAGTGCGAATAATACCCGGAACGCCAGCTCCTTATCCTCAAATGCATATCAAGACGCCACCCTCGCCCATCTGCCTCACTGGTTCCCAAGTCGCCTTGCCCGCGACCGCGGGGGTTTCCCAGTCAAACGAACGAGCAGTTGTTGCTGCAGAATCTCGGTGCAGCGCTGCAATGCAGTCGGCCGTGTCACCTAGTAGGGCCTCCATCTcccggtgctggtgctcgcTACACGCAGAGCCTGTAGCTGGCATAGCGGCCAGCTGTCTCGCTGACGCGGATGATCTTGACGACCTGCCCGCGCTTGAGGCCGAGATACCTCGCGACGGGGTCCTTCTGCAGCAGGCGGGGCAGCTGCGTCTCCTTGAGGCGGTAGCGCTTGAGCAGGGCGGCCTTTTCCTCGCGCGAGAGGAGGACGTGGCGGGGCACGAGCTCATGGTGGGTGATGTtgacgagcaggtcgtcctcgaggaagcACTCAATCTTTGCGAGGTTCTCGACGCTGGCGAGAGacttgcgggcggcgggggagaggggcACGTGGGTGACCATGATGCCCGTCTTGTAgttgttggtgatggtgtgCTTGGCGAACTGGCGGAtctgggcgacgccgaacTGCTTGTCGGTGAGGAACTCGACCCAGACGGGGCCGCAGTCGGGCACAGGGTCCGggttggcggccgtgggcgcgggcgtgttCTTGCGGAGCATCGAGTcgctggggcgggcggagaaCTGAAGCTTGCCACGGCTGCCGTcatgtcagtcagtcacttCTGGCACGCGACGCGCCGAGCTTGATCGAGCAGATAGATGGGGTGGGCATACTTGATGGAACCGTCCGGGTTGCAGTACTCGTCGCGAAACCGGTCTAGGGAGATGTTGACTTCCTCCTCTGCGAGCTCGTACTCCTGTTGACGAGGTCAGATCAGGTACTGGTTTCTTTTATCCTAGACTGAGCAGCCGTcttggccctcgtcgcgcacgcgAGACCGGcacgacaacaacaataatgacgtcgagggccaggtctcgcgcgccgaggcgatCCCCCAAGGGTGACCGTAGTGAGATATCCAACATACCCTATCGGCGACCATCTCGTGCACCGTCCTCCAGGCGCGCCACAGCCTGACCACCTCCTTCGACTTGGCGTCGTTGGGCAACGAGTCGTCCATggctgggcgctggcgctggcgctgacgctggcgctgcggTTGGTCGGTTGGTCGGTAGGAAGGAAGAGAGGAAGTATGTGCGTATGTGCGTGTGTATtcgtgtgcgcgcgcgccgaggtTCGCGGGTTCGGTGCCGGTGTGGTTGATGCAGCTGGGCGGGATGAAAAGGGAAGGACGACGTCGAAATTTGTTTGCCGTTTCGCGGTTGCGGTCGATCAGCCTCCGTCCCAGCGCGGCAGGGGGACCCACCGTCTTTTTTTTCCGCAGCGCCCCGGAGAGTCCCAGCCAGAGGGGTCATGTGACTCGGCGGCCGGGAGAGGGagcaaaggcggcgaggcggctccACCGGCCGAAAGTCGGCGCTGGAGGAAGGCAAGAGCCGCCGGCCCAATTGGCTTCCTCAAATATTTCCCCAGTGGCCCTCTGGACCTTTGTGAGGTCCTAGTACTACTAGTAACCTTAGGTTTCTACCTACCCACTTAAGGTAGGCAAGCTTTCAGGTACCTGCCGCGCTCACCATCCATTGTGAACGTTGGAGTACTGGCAAGCGCCAGGTACATGTTGTATGTCCGCGGGGCGACCAACCGCCATGCCTCAACCTGCTGAGCCAGCTGTTTGAAGAGCGTGAACCGCAAGAAGGTGTCCTTGGCCCTGGCTGGGTTGAAGGTGGGCGCCGGGTCCAGACGGGCCAGGCCTTGCAgggccctgggctgggccagTCCAATGGGCAGTTCAAAGGCCCCCCTTCTACCTAGTtacccccccctcccaagGGGAGCCAGGGTCCAGTCCAGTGCTGGCAGGTTCCATGGGTTGCATCAATTGAGTTGCCGTGCTGCCAACGGGGCCGACTGTCCTGCGCCGTCtaggccaggccaggcccgtccCCGCAACGTGGTGGAAACGATTTTATTTGGCGTCGCATTTTTTGACACCGCACAACCTCGCTTTCCCTCCCGCTCCGCTTCTTCCTTCACCCACACATACCAATCCCCCCCCACGGCACTCGTCTGCTCGACTCCCAAACGGCCCGCAATCCATCTTGCGAGGAGACCAAttctctcgcccgccccgacggctCCCGCTCCGGCTTCTCGCACATCTGGTCCCCCTCTGTCCTCGACTCGCGCATTCACAATGGCCGagaccgctgccgccccccaGGCCCCTGCGGCCGAGTCGACTCAGTCCACCCGCCCGACTCGCCCCGACGAGAATGCCTTCAAGGAGGCTCTTGTCAAGGCTGAGAAGGCGCACAAGGCGTCCATGGACAAGCTGGTATGTCCAATTCTGAATTCGCAGCAGCTCGCACGTGCCTACCGAGACCATCCTCGGGTCTGCGCCTGGTATCAGTCTCTCTACTGACACGGGAACGTGCCGCAgaacgccgtcaaggccaagatCGAGATCGCCATGCCgaacaagaacaaggaccagcccagcccgaccCAGAAGCGCCGCCAGGAGCTCATCGCCCAGGCCAACGAGATTCGCCAGAAGCAGGCTGGCGGCAAGAGCGCCCGCACCTCCAAGCTCGACCAGATCAAGCGcctggacgagcaggtcCGCAGCCGCATTGCGGAGCAGAAGaacgccaaggccaaggtccCCTACAAGAGCGCCGAGGACATTGACCGCCAGATCGCCACCCTCGATGCCCAGGTCAACTCCGGCACCAtgaagctcgtcgacgagaagaaggccCTGTCTGACATCTCCAGCCTCCGAAAGATGCGCAAGAACTTTGGCCAGTTTGACGACTCCCAGAAGCAGATTGACGAACTGCGCAacaagatcaaggagatCAAGGACGGCATGGACGACCCGGAGCAGAAGGCCATGTCCGAGCAGTACTCCAAGATCCAGGCCGAGTtggacgccatcaaggccgagcaggacgaggccTACAAGGGCATCAACAGCCTTCGCGACGAGCGCTCCAAGCTGCaagccgagcagcaggagaaGTACACCGCcatcaagaagctcaaggacgatTACTACGGCCAGAAGAAGGCCTACGCGGCCCACGAGCGCGCGGCTCGCGAgaagcagcgcgagcgccgcgaggccgagcacaAGCAGTACTTgctcgagaagaagaaggccaatGCCGAGCGCGTccttgccgaggccagcGACCCGGCCTACCTCGAGGAGATTCGCCGCGCCAACTCGCTCCTACAGTTCCTTGACCCCACTCACAAGACGGAGAAGGGCCCtctcatggccgccagcggcctGAGCGCCCAGGCTCAGCGAACTGTTGATGAGGCAGGCCTCAAGGGCACCAAGCTCCTCCGCAAGGAGGACCGTGAGGACGAGTACTTGCCTGCCGTtaagaagggcaagaagggcaagaagggtggtgccagcgccgccgcggccaagacCTTCAACTGCCCTCCCTCCGTCGTTGAGGACTGCGCCTTCATTGGCGTGGAGCCTCCCATGAGCAGCGAGGATGTCTCGGGAGTTATTGAGaaggtcaaggccaagctcgACCACTGGAAGAACGACCAGGAAACCCAGACTAAGCGCGTAAGTAAAGCCTCAACCGTGGGACTTGGTTCATTCTTTGCGCGATCTTGATTGCCACTAATACTCTTGTGCAGAACATtgagaaggccaagaaggagcttGAACGCCTCGAGAAGGACGAGGTcaacggcgtcaacggcggtgacaaggtcgaggaggtcactgccgccgtcaaggatGCCTCCATCGAGGAtaagaaggaggaggcgtaAATGCTCCTCTACCGCTTCACTGAAAACGACAGGCCCCCCTTTTTatcggccggcgcgccgcgaccTCGTTCCCGGCAGCCACACCGAATCCCCgctccccccttcccctgtCTCTCGCACGCCGGTCCAGAGGGGGCCTGTCTAGAAGACACCATCTCGTTTTATTTATTTGCCACTCAACCCACAGGAAGGAGAGGAACCAAGAGGGGGGAAGaaggaaaggggaggggatgcGATTTTTTCCCGCAGAAGATATGGTGCCATCTCAGGTCCGGAGTGGAGGGAGCCAGCCCGGCGGAGCAAAAAAGAAGAGCGCAGAACAGAGCCGGAGTCTTGATACGGTTACATCTCGTTCGCAATGTGAGCATTGTCCTTCCATAGGTGCCATGATTTGTTCTGCGTGGTGGGGGCACAGGTAACATAAAATTCTTTCACATGTAATTGTATTGCTCAAAAGGCGGACGCGACTGTTCCAGCGTTCCCTGTTGCCTCGCGACATGGGAACTGTCATCAAGCGCAGCAGGAGCCGTGACCTGAagctcccgccgctcccacGCGCTGGGGTTGCACGCGCACGGCCGCCTCATTGCTGCGTATGCGGCTGATACTGATATATGACATCGTGTAAGTATTGCCATGAAACGTCAGCTCGCCTGATGGTATTCGCCAGGTACACCTGTCCATGCTGGACTCGCGACCATCACTTCAACCGTCAGGGTTTTCATGAGGAAAAGTACGCTGCAAAGGTTTGAAGAGGTACCATTCAACTCATCTCAGGTTGACGGCCACATGCCTTGCCCGTGTGACTTCCTGAAGTCCAGTCGCTACGAGGTTCTAGGCTAAATTCCAACCAAACCCCCCTTCACCCAATCCCGGCGGCTAGTATGACGCCCAGTGGCAGGACTCCAGTTTTCCATGCAAATACAAAGAAACAACAACGCCACGCTGACATGCTTCGTCCGAGAGGCTCATATCTTCATGCAATTCGTaacggcggccgacggcgttGTCAGTGTTTAGGGGTACGGAGCGTAGAATGGTGCGGGAGGGTGCGATACCCTGGATGTCATCGGTCTCCTATCCCGTCGAGTCGTGTTCCGCCTGTCTACCGTCATGTCCCTATCACCAAAGGCGGGCGGTAGCGGGCCCCTCGCAGCCGGGAAGGGCCCACTTCCACCAGCAcgactgctgctggagctctCGTCTTCGGTGCCAGCTCTCCTTATGGCTTTGCGACTGCCACCGTTCAGTGCACTCAGAGGAGGATCCTTTACAgctggctcgtcgtcggcggggagcGTGAGCTCCACTAGACCAAAGTAGTACTCAAGAACTTCGGGGTAACGCTGAACCGACGCCTGCCAGTCCTCATCGATGCCGCGCTTGAGTAAAGcttgggcgtcggcgatTTGATTGGGATGGGGTGGAGCGTTGTAGTGGTAGAACGCATGGGCCGATATTTGGTCGAGGTGTGCCGAATGCGCATTCTTTCGGCGCTCAGCGAGAAGTCGAAAGTACTCGAGTACGTAGTCTTGGGCATGGGCGCGCACCCAGGATCTATATGCACGACGGCTCGTTAGAGATTCCTCATCACCGGCGTAGATGCCATCCCTGGGAAACAAACAGGGATAATAGCGATACAGTAAGGTTGGACAACGGGGCATGCAAACCTGATATCGGAGTAGATGGAGCGCATCATGCGGTCCTCGGCCTGGCGGACAGCCATTTCGAGCCCCTTGGCTTCACAGTCACATGCTAGCGTAGCCGGGGCGTTGCATATGGCGCAGTTGGGATCCATCTTGATGACGGTTTTGCGTTGCGGTTTCTCCTTGGCTTCTCTAGTGTACATGGTGTGAGCGTGatggtcgacgccgtcgacggtgcATGGAACGGTGTGACGAAAGGACAGGGCCGGAATGCTGCTGGGCGGAGCCGAGGGAAAGGcaacaagaacaagacgCCCGATATAATCGTACAACAGACGGAAACTAAGGCATGGGGACAGGTAAAGGAAGTCAAGGCGACTGGAGGCCCTCCCTCTTTCGTACGCGGGCGAGAGACCTCATTGACGGCCACCGAAACAGGTGTTGAAGGGGCGACGGtggatgagggcgaggttgTACAATGTTGCGTTGGAGATGGCAAGAAGGGAAAAGGCTTGGAGAAGAGCGACTGACCTGATCTACAACAGTGCGATGGTGGCCTACGGCAACTGGCGGTAAACGGTGCACAGGCAACGgagccaggcggcggcggcggcggcggcggcagtgacAACAGCAGCACACTCTAGtccggcgggcgcggtgcggtgcgtaTGTAGAAGGGTCGTTATTAGAGTGGCTTCGCGCATGAGCAGCACAGGCAGGTAAGTAAGGTGTCGTGCCGGAACCGGTAGCAAGCAGGGTTGGCGCAGGACTGGTAGCAGCTCTCGTGGCCTCAGTGGTGGGAaggcagcacagcacagcaacAACTCGGGGAGAGAAGAAACGGGGGGGTTTCCTGAGCTGCCAAGCTCCTTTGGCGGATCGATGCGCGGACGAGCGCCGGATGGGGTCGAATGAGGTGGTGAGAAGGGTGGTAGTGGCACGCGGACACGCACACGGAGAGTGTCGTGGCTCGAGTGCGCGAGCGTGGGAGTATGCAAGATGGCCCAATCGAAGGGCAGGTCCGGCGCCAATGGGGCAGCGATGACGAGCAATCGAACCGGACGAGAGGCTGGGTGTCGCGGAGGGAGAAGGGCCAGACCGAACTGGCACCCGTGGCCGACGGGcaacgagcggcggcggcggcggtagagttggtggaggtggtgaGGTAGACGTTGCAAGTCTGCAgtggcgacgatggtggtgccggtgctgctgctcgcacTGGTCTGCGCTGCAGTGGTAGCGGTGGTGGGTGGAAGAATGGTGGCCTCCGTCCGTGTAAGGCGAGAAACGACTCTGGCAGCAAGAATAATCAGCCCATGCGCCGGCTCGAGGGGAACGCaagagggcgagggccgccgaCGTGAGAGGCAGAGGACGGCgagcggtgcggtgcggtgcggtgcggtgcggtgcgatgcgGTGCAGGGCGCGGgagccacgacgaggcgtcTCAATGGCCCAAGGCGAGGTTGTGCGGCTTtgcagctgggcgtcgacgtgtcTCTGGCTCTCTGCGGGGGCGTGGAGGCccgaggcaaggcaggcgggcaggtgATGATGTACTATTATCAATACACGACCAGCCAGTCCCGCCGGTTCTGGTCCGGTTCAGGTCGACATCGGGCGAGGATCCCAGAGAGGGCGTCGTAGCTTCTGGAAGACCGGCGGACAAGAGGCTCGTCGCGATGTCATCGCCGTGACTCAGGGGAGCCTCAAGGGAGCCGATGCGATGCACGAGAAGCCAGGAACCTGGCCGCCTTGTCGTGTGTCGTGACTTCCAAGATTTCAAAAGTACGCAACAAGTACGAAACACTCGGTAAAACATGAAGGGGCGGTGGCCCGAGCTCCTGCCTCTCAGAAACTGGGGGGTCTTCACAAGGCAAGAGTCGAGGCCAGAAAACAATGTGCGCTTCTCGTGACTACTttcgtcgttggcgccaAAGATGCTTTGCTCCCTGAGTTGACGGCCACTGTTCGCTGGGCAGTTCACCGCATTTTCCCCCTaccggcgcggcgcgttACGGATGGACGGACCAGGTAGGTACGAGATACATGGTGGTAGGTAGCATGTACTActctgtacgaagtacatgcaGGCCGGATGTGTTGGCACGAGCCCCGACGAATTGTCGAATCACACCGATGCCCAGCCGCCTGCAAGGCGCATCGTCAACGCCGACTTGGGCTCTGTCCCATCCTATCCCGAGTCAGGGCGATCTCGAGGTTTCGTCCGTTATTTCTTGTTTAGCGGCAAAGGCCGAGGTCTCGCTGGGAGGTCCAGTGCGAGGGTGAAGCGGGACCACGGCGTTCGATATATGCTACGAATACGACGGGACCCCAGAGCTCAGCAGCGGATGCCCTGCACATGATGGAACCTAGAGCAT is part of the Purpureocillium takamizusanense chromosome 7, complete sequence genome and encodes:
- the RPB5 gene encoding DNA-directed RNA polymerases II 24 kDa polypeptide (RNA polymerase II subunit 5) (COG:K~EggNog:ENOG503NVDE~BUSCO:EOG09264904), coding for MDDSLPNDAKSKEVVRLWRAWRTVHEMVADREYELAEEEVNISLDRFRDEYCNPDGSINRGKLQFSARPSDSMLRKNTPAPTAANPDPVPDCGPVWVEFLTDKQFGVAQIRQFAKHTITNNYKTGIMVTHVPLSPAARKSLASVENLAKIECFLEDDLLVNITHHELVPRHVLLSREEKAALLKRYRLKETQLPRLLQKDPVARYLGLKRGQVVKIIRVSETAGRYASYRLCV
- a CDS encoding uncharacterized protein (COG:S~TransMembrane:7 (o19-42i54-77o97-120i141-160o183-209i221-240o260-277i)~EggNog:ENOG503NWZG), which encodes MSIYSDAPELWPFRRDKPTLLVCWWATSFCALMILLRIAGRFIRTERLFLEDRIAALALIPLIMRMACVHFILIFGTNNADFTNVDLTDTQIHQKSVASGLVLASRFFYAATLWILKLAILEFLRRLTGLTWERSHQTTLIAIRWILLVTFIVVIISDLAECQPFRLYWQVVPDPGGHCRQGYAQLITMASCNIFTDLLLVFFPIPIILRSQMSIKRKIQLVLLFSLSLPVVGVTIYRIPRTLEEQGRQQFRSLMASVELIFATAAANALVLGSFVRDRGVKKQKFRRNSAADSFDRSSGPRRPTFHRQWGSDEDLVRDVGLSIDPELRQRPMHTEGQYFAPAPMVPQAERNHSKQRGHAMHSDESLLQHEPLAKSNSTPGRSGLSFLDVGGLLDSSVGSSSGSYRRGSYTSSTPDPSSPRVAPPATVPAGTSGVRRGSTALLQDLGGLLSPLNTRSSKMRARNETELQPIPQSRSTNTTSSHKSEGMELMDPGGLLK
- the BFR1 gene encoding multicopy suppressor of BFA (Brefeldin A) (COG:S~BUSCO:EOG09264HOY~EggNog:ENOG503NY6E), with amino-acid sequence MAETAAAPQAPAAESTQSTRPTRPDENAFKEALVKAEKAHKASMDKLNAVKAKIEIAMPNKNKDQPSPTQKRRQELIAQANEIRQKQAGGKSARTSKLDQIKRLDEQVRSRIAEQKNAKAKVPYKSAEDIDRQIATLDAQVNSGTMKLVDEKKALSDISSLRKMRKNFGQFDDSQKQIDELRNKIKEIKDGMDDPEQKAMSEQYSKIQAELDAIKAEQDEAYKGINSLRDERSKLQAEQQEKYTAIKKLKDDYYGQKKAYAAHERAAREKQRERREAEHKQYLLEKKKANAERVLAEASDPAYLEEIRRANSLLQFLDPTHKTEKGPLMAASGLSAQAQRTVDEAGLKGTKLLRKEDREDEYLPAVKKGKKGKKGGASAAAAKTFNCPPSVVEDCAFIGVEPPMSSEDVSGVIEKVKAKLDHWKNDQETQTKRNIEKAKKELERLEKDEVNGVNGGDKVEEVTAAVKDASIEDKKEEA
- a CDS encoding uncharacterized protein (EggNog:ENOG503P2HY) produces the protein MYTREAKEKPQRKTVIKMDPNCAICNAPATLACDCEAKGLEMAVRQAEDRMMRSIYSDIRSWVRAHAQDYVLEYFRLLAERRKNAHSAHLDQISAHAFYHYNAPPHPNQIADAQALLKRGIDEDWQASVQRYPEVLEYYFGLVELTLPADDEPAVKDPPLSALNGGSRKAIRRAGTEDESSSSSRAGGSGPFPAARGPLPPAFGDRDMTVDRRNTTRRDRRPMTSRVSHPPAPFYAPYP